Part of the Cyanobacteria bacterium QS_8_64_29 genome is shown below.
AGGTGGCGCCGGATCCCGTTGCTGGTATGGCAGCCGATCGCGGTCAGCCCAGCCGGACAGTGGCCGATCTCTTCTTGCAACTCCCGCCGCACGGCAGCAGCCGGCGTCTCGCCCGGCTCGAGGTGACCGCCAAAACAGGCCCAATGCCCAGGGTAGACAATGTCGGAGCGGCGATCGCGCAGCTGCAGCAGAAAGCGGCGCTGGCGATGCAGCACCGCGACGGCCACCTCGGTGAACCGCTCAGCCATCGGCCGTCGGTGCCGAGCGCGCCGGCCGGAACAGGTGGGCGTAGTCGGGGTGGTAGAGCCGCGAGCGCGCCTGGGCCAGATTGTAAGCCGCGCGATCGCGAGCTGCCTCCACGGCTGGCCCGATGAGATAGAGCGTGGTCCGGGTGAGGTTCTGCTGCTGGGATTGGGCGGCCATCTGGGCCAGCGGGACCAGCCAGATGGCCTCGTCGGGCCAGCCCAGGCGGTAGCAGATCGCCACGGGCGTCTGCTCGGGGTAGTGCTGCTGCAGCTGAGCTTGGGCAGCTGCCACGTGGCGCGCTGCCAGGTACAGGCCCAGGCTGGCACCGTGGGCCGCCAGCGACGCCAGGGCTTCGGCCTCCGGAACGGCCGAGGCCCGCCCGCTGATGCGGGTCAGGATGATGGTCTGGGTAAGCTCGGGGACCGTCAGCTCAATGCCCAGCTTGGCCGTGGCATCCTGATAGGCCCCAATGCCAGGCACGAGCTCGAAGGGGACCTCGGCCTCGGTCAGGGCGCGGATTTGCTCGTGGATGGCGCTGTAGAGGCTCAGATCGCCCGAGTGCAGCCGCACCACGGCATGCCCGCTGCGCACGCGATCAATGGCAATGGGCAGGATCTGCTCGAGAGTTTTGTTGCCGGTGGGCACCCGCTCGGCATCGGCACGCACCGCTTGCAAGATGGCCGACGGCACCAGCGAGTGCGCAAAGATGACAGTATCGGCCCGCGCCAGGATCTTGTGGGCCTTGACGGTCAGCAGCTCCGGGTCGCCGGGGCCGGCACCGATCAAATAGACGCCGGCTGGTAGCGGATCAGGTGTCGGCATAGTCCTTCGGGCGCGAGCGCGGCGCCCGCCGATCCACACGCACGACGTCCGGTAGCGGGCGATCGCACCAATACAGCCAGATCAAGCCAATGGCCCCCAAGCCAATGCCCAACGCGCTCGCCACCTGGGCCGCTTGCACGCCTGCCAGCATCAAGCTGTCGGTGCGCAGGTCCTCAATCCAGATGCGGCCCGCGCTGTAGGCCATGGCGTACGCCAGCGCGATCACGCCCAGCTTGAGGCGGCCGGGATGGCGCAGCCCCCAGACAAATAGTGCCATCAGCAGCACGAAAACGCCCAGATCCCACAGCGATTCGTATAAAAAGGTGGGGTGGAAGTAGGCCTCATCCAGGTACTGCGGCGGGCGCTTGGCCGGCGGGATGTAGAGCTTCCAGGGCAGGTCCGTGGGCCGGCCGAAGGCCTCCGAGTTGAAAAAGTTGCCCCAGCGCCCGATGGCCTGACCCAGCACCAGCGGCGGCGCTACCAAATCGGCCAGCCGCCACCAGGAGACGCGCCGCAGGCGCGCGAAAATTGCGGCTGCTAGCGCGCCGCCCAAAATGGCGCCGTGAATGGCAATCCCGCCGTTCCAGATCGCCACGATCTCGCCCGGTTTGCCGGCGTAGCGCTCCCACTCGAACAGCACGTAGTACAGGCGGGCCCCCGGAATGGCGCCGATGACCAGCCAAACCGCCAGATCGCCCACCAGCTCGAGGCTGACGTTGCGCCGCTTGGCCAGAGCTTGCGCCAGCGTCACCCCCACCAGGACGGCGAGCGCAATGAGCGCGCCGTACCAGCGCACGCTAACCGGCCCCAGCTCGAACAGGATGGGGCCCGGCGATTGGAATTGGAACGCAAACAGTGCCATGGTAAAATCCTAACTGGGCAGCTGTGCGCCAGCCCAACTCTATCAAGCCACCGCTGCACTCGCGGCGCGCGCCACAATGGGAGAGCAGTCACCCGGCAAGCGGCAACCGCTATGGCACCTGCAACCGCGCGCGAGGATGTCCTGCTGGGCAAATCGCTGGAGGAGCTGCAAGCCTGGGCGCGCCAGCACGGGCAGCCGGCCTTTCGGGGCAAGCAGATCCACCAGTGGCTCTACCGCAAAGGGGCGCGATCACTGCGCGAGGTCTCGGTCCTGCCCAAGGCCTGGCGCGAGTCGCTGGCCGATTGGCCGCTGGGGCGCTCGGCGCTGCACCACCGCAGCATTGCCCCTGACGGCACGCGCAAGTACCTGCTGCGGCTGGCAGATGGGGCCGTCGTCGAGACCGTCGGCATTCCCACAGCCAAGCGGCTGACGGTGTGCGTCTCCTCGCAGGTGGGCTGCCCCATGGCCTGCGACTTTTGCGCCACGGGCAAAGGCGGCTTTAGCCGCAACTTAGCCTGCCACGAGATTGTGGACCAGGTGCTGACTGTGGGCGAGGACTTCGGGCAGCGCCCCAGCAACGTGGTGTTTATGGGCATGGGCGAGCCGCTGCTCAACGAAGCGGCCGTGGTGGCTGCCATCCGCTCGCTCAATCGCGATGTGGGCATCAGCCAGCGATCGCTAACCCTCTCGACGGTGGGGTTACCGGGGCGCATCCGCCAGCTGGCCCAGCAGCAGCTCCAAATCACCTTTGCCGTCAGCCTGCACGCCTCCAACCAGGCCGTGCGCGAGCGGCTCATTCCCAGCGCCCGCCACCACCCGCTGGCGGCGCTGTTGGCCGAGTGCCGCGACTACGTTGCCCTGACCGGGCGCCGGGTGAGCTTCGAATACATCCTGCTGGCAGGCACCAACGATGCCCCCGAGCAGGCGCAAGAGCTCGCCGAGCATCTGCGCGGCTTCCAGAGCCACACCAACCTCATCCCCTACAATCCCATCGACGAGGCTGACTATCAGCGGCCCGATCGGCAGCGCATCCAGGCGTTCCGTTCGGTGCTGGAGCAGCACGGCATTGCCACCAGCGTGCGCCACTCGCGCGGCCTAGAAGCCGATGCCGCCTGCGGGCAGTTGCGCCAAGAGCGCGCCCGGGCCTAGCCACCCACCCTGAAGCTGCCATGCAACCCGATTGGCAACCCTGCAACGCCTACACCGACATCCGCTACGAAAAAGCGGCGGGCATCGCCAAAGCCACCATCGACCGCCCCCACAAGCGCAATGCCTTTCGGCCCCAAACCGTCTCCGAGCTCTACGATGCCTTCTGCGACGCCCGCGAAGACCCCAACATTGGCGTTGTCCTGCTGACTGGGGCCGGCCCGCACAGCGATGGCAAGCATGCCTTCTGCGCCGGTGGCGACCAGAGCGTGCGCGACAAGGCGGGCTACGCCGATGCGGGCGGTACGCCGCGCTTGAACGTACTGGATTTGCAGCGGCTGATTCGCTCCATGCCCAAGGTGGTCATTGCCCTGGTGGCCGGCTACGCCATCGGCGGGGGCAACGTGCTGCAGGTGGTTTGCGATCTCACCATCGCTGCCGACAACGCCGTTTTCGGGCAAACCGGTCCCAAGGTGGGCAGCTTTGACGGCGGCTTTGGCGCCAACTACCTGGCGCGCATTGTGGGGGTCAAAAAAGCCAAAGAAATTTGGTTCCTGTGCCGCCAGTACGATGCCGAGCAAGCCCGCGAGATGGGCTTGGTCAATTGCGTGGTGCCCCTGGCGAAGCTGGAGGCCGAGGGCGTGCGCTGGGCCCATGAAATTCTGGACAAAAGCCCCATTGCCATCCGCTGCCTCAAGGCCGCCTTCAACGCCGATACCGACGGGCAGGCCGGCCTGCAGGAGTTGGCCGGCAACGCCACCTTGCTCTACTACATGACCGAGGAGGGCAACGAAGGCAAGCAGGCATTTTTGGACAAGCGCTCGCCCGATTTCCGCCAGTATCCCTGGCGGCCCTAACCGGGCGGCTGCGATACCATAACAAGCGGTACGGCGCAACACCGAGGCGATATGGGGTGGCTGCAGCGCCTGTGGCGCGTGGTTCGGGCCAACATCAACAGCCTGATCGGGCGGGCCGAGGATCCCGAGAAAATCCTGGAGCAGGCGGTTGCGGACATGCAGCAGGATCTGGTGCGGCTGCGGCAAGCAGTTGCCCAGGCGATCGCCTCGCAAAAGCGGACCGAGCGCCAGGCTAGCCAAGCCCGCTCCCAGGCCCAGGAGTGGCACCGCCGCGCCCAGCTCGCGCTAGAAAAAGGCGACGAGAATCTAGCCCGCGAAGCCCTGCAGCGCCGCAAGACCCACCAGGACAACGCCCAAGCACTCGAGCAGCAGCTGCAGCAGCAGAACCAGGTCGTTGATCGCCTCAAGCGCAACATGCGCCAGCTCGAGGGCAAAATCTCGCAGGCGCGGACCCAAAAGGATCTCTACATCGCCCGGGCGCGCTCGGCTCAGGCCTCGCAAAAGATTGCCGAGCTCACCGACGACCTCAGCACCGGCAGCGCCCTCAATGCCTTCGAGCGCATGGAGGACAAGGTCAACGAGCTCGAAACCAGCGCCCAGGCCGCCCAGGAGCTGAGCGGCGACGAGCTCGACAAGCGCTTCAGCCGCCTGGAGCAAGGCGAAGCCGTTGAGAGCGAGCTGTCGCAGCTGCGCGCGGGGCAAAGCAGCGGCGAGCTCCCGGCCGGCGAGCAACCCGCCATTGGGGATGCCGAGGTGGAGCGCGAGCTGGAGCGGCTGCGCTCGCAGCGCGACCGGTAATGCGCCGGGCCGGCCACTCGCAAGCCGTTAACATAGCGGGCAGAAAGGGAGCAGCGTGCCGGGTGGGTTCCCCCCGCAAGCGAGGAACAAGGAGCAACCATGGGACTATTCGATCGCCTCAGCCGCGTCGTTCGCGCCAACCTCAACGATCTGGTGGGCAAAGCCGAAGACCCCGAGAAGGTCCTGGAGCAGTCCGTCTCGGACATGCAAGAGGATCTGGTGCAGCTGCGGCAAGCCGTCGCCCAGGCGATCGCCGCTCAAAAGCGCACCCAAAAGCAGTACGACCAGAACCAAGCCGAGGCCGACAACTGGCACCAGCGCGCCCAGCTCGCCCTGAGTAAAGGCGAAGAGGACTTAGCGCGCGAAGCCCTGCAGCGCAAAAAAAGCTACGCCGATACCGCCGCCAACCTCAAACAGCAACTCGATCAGCAAAAGCAGCAGGTCGATGAGCTCAAGCGCAAGCTGGTGGCCCTCGAGGGCAAAATCTCGGAGGCCAAAACCAAAAAGGACATGTACAAATCCCGCGCCAAGGCGGCCAAGGCCAACCAAGAGCTGCAGCAGCAGCTGGGCAATGCCGGCAACAGCAGCGCTTGGAGCGCCTTCGAGCGCATGGAAGAGAAAGTGACCGAGCTGGAGGCCACCTCGGAAGCAGCTGGCGAGCTGGGCAGCTCCGATCTGGAGCAGCAGTTCGCCCAACTCGAAGGCGGCAGCGACGTCGACGAAGAGCTCTCGGCCATGAAGGCCCAGCTCAGCGGCAGCAGCAGCAAGGGCGAGCTACCGGAGGGCCAGCAGCAGGCTGAAGAGGGCGAGGGCTCCTCGCAGGGTAAGGCCTCGGATGAGGTCGTCGACGCCGAGCTGGACGAGCTTCGCTCGCAGCTCAATCGCAACAGCTAACCCATGCGCTTTGCCCGGCGCTTGCAACCGCTGCAAGCCAACGTCTTTGCCGAGATGGATGCGGCCAAAGCGCGGGCGCGCTCGGCCGGTCGGCCCATCATCGACCTATCGCTGGGCTCCACGGATCGGCCCGCCCCCGAGCGAGCGCTCGCCGCTATCGAGGGCTCGCTGAGCGATCCCAGCACGCACGGCTATACCCTGTTTCACGACACCCAGGCCTTCCGCGAGGCCGTGGCCCGCTGGTACGAGCGCAAGTACGGCCTGGCGATCAATGCGGAGACGGAGGTCCTGCTGCTCATTGGCTGCCAGGAGGGGACAGCGCACCTGCCGCTAGCGCTGCTCGATCCCGGCAGCGTGGCCCTACTCCAGGATCCGGGGTATCCCTCCCACGCCGGCGGCGTCCGCCTGGCCGATGGCGAGATCTATCGCATGCCCACCCTGGCCGAAAACGAGTTTTTGCCCCAGCTAGAGGCAATCCCGCAGGCCGTCCTAGAGCGGGCGCGGATGATGGTGCTGAGCTATCCGCACAATCCCACCACCGCCACCGCCCCGCTTTCGTTTTTCCAGCGTGCTGTGGCCTTCTGCCGCGATTGGAACCTGGCGCTGGTCCACGACTTTCCCTACGCCGACTTTGTCTACGATGGCCGGCCGGCAGCCCCCTCGGCCCTGCAAGCCGATCCGGCCCGGGAGCGGACGATCGAGTTTTTCACCTTATCCAAGTCGTTCAACATGGGCGGCTTTCGCGTGGCCTATGCCATCGGCAACGCCGAGCTCATCGCCGCGCTCCAGAACGTCAAATCGACCGTCGATTTCAACCAGTACCGCGGCATCATCAACGGCGCGATCGCTGCCCTGGAGGGCTCGCAAGCCATCGTGCAGGATACGGTTGCCCAGTTCCAACAGCGGCGGGATGCCTTGGTTGGCGCGCTGCACCGGGTGGGCTGGCCGGTGCCTGCGCCCGCGGCCACCTTGTACGTTTGGGCGCCGCTGCCGGCGGGCTGGCCCGGTACAGCCATGCAGTTCTGTACGCAGCTGGTCGCCGAGACCGGCGTGGCGGCCGCACCCGGTTCGGGCTTTGGCGAGCGCGGCGAGGGGTACGTGCGCTTGGCGCTGGTGCGAGATCCCGAGGTACTGACCCAAGCTGCCGAGCGCATGGGCGAGTTCCTCCAGCCCTACCTGCAGGCGGCACCGGCACGGTGAGCCCGCTTAGAGCGCCGCGCCCTCGCGCCAGGCCTGCCAGAATATTGTCGCTGCCAGGCCGGCCATCAACCCCCGGAACAGCAGCGCCACGGCGCGATCGGGCAAGCGAGGCAGCAAGCGCGTGCTGACCTGCGCGCCCGCCAAGCCGCCTGTCCCCAGCAGCAGGCCCGGTAGCAGCGCCACATTGCCCGCTTGCGCGTGTCCCAAGCAGGCTGAGGTGGTGGCAATGGCGACAGCCCCCAGGCTGGCGCGCACGGCCGTTTTGATGGACTCCCCCAGCAGCAGCACTTGCAGCGGCACCAGAACGACGCCGCCGCCCACCCCAAACAGCCCGGCCATAAAGCCGGCGATGCCGCCCGTTCCCAGCCGCGAGGCCCAGGGCGCGATCGCGGCTGGGCTTGCACTGGCGCTCGCCAGGCGCCGGCGCAAGCCCATCAAATAGATGTTGGTCAGCAGCAGCGCCCCAAATGCCGCCAGCAGCACTGCCGAGGCGAGGCGCTCCGCAGCCCAGGCACCGCCCTGCGCCGCAATCGCGGCCGGCACGCCCAGGGCAAGCGCGCTGCGCCAGCTCAGCTCCCCCATGCGCCAGTTCTGGAGGCTGCCCGAGAGCGAGATCACCACGATGGCCAAGCTGCTGGTGGCGACAGCCCGAACCGGGACGTAGCCCCAGCTCACCAGCAGCGGCACCAACAGGACGCCGCCGCCAATGCCCAGCAAGCCGGCCAGCAGGCCTGCCCCCACCCCACTTAGTGCCAAAGCGAGCCCGCTCGCGACCGTCACCGCCACCTCCGCTGCGCTTGGCAGACAGTGCTATACCGGGAGAGGCAAGCTAGCGCGATGAGGAGTCCCCATGAGCCAAGCCGCTGATCGCAACACCGCCCAAGCGCCCCAGGTCAAAGCCAAGCATATCTTGGACCGGCTCAACTGGGGCGAGCCGGCCTTTTCCATCCTGGATGTGCGTGATCGCAGCGCCTACAACCAGTCGCGCATCATGGGCGCCCTATCCATGCCCATGACGGAGTTGGTCGAGCGGGCGCGCCGCTCCTTCGAGGCCGATCGCGTGCTCTACGTTTACGGCGAAAGCGACCGGCAAACGGCCGAGGCCGTCCGGCAACTGCAAGCAGCGGGGTTCCAGCAGGCCTACGGCGTTGAAGGTGGGCTCTTGGGCTGGAAGCGCATGGCCGGCCCCACCGAAGGCAACGCCGACGCTTCCTAGTTGCAATGGCCTCGCAACCGCCGTGCCATAATAAAGATTGGTGTTCCTTTACATAACTAAACGTTATGGCAGGGTTAGCAGACCTCAAGCGGGCGCTGTCTAGGCTTGTCCCCATCCCCTCAGGCATCGAGCGCTCGCGATCGCGCGCTTATGACCTTAAAATGCGCCTGGATTGGGGGCAGCCAGCCCTGACGATCGTCGACGTCCGCGATCGGCGGGCCTACAACATCAGCCACATCCAAGGCGCCGTTTCCATGCCGCGCAACGAGCTGCTGGAGCGGGCGCTGGCAACGCTTGAGCCCCAGCGCGATATCTACATCTATGGCGATACAGACGAAGACACCGCCGCAGCCGCCCAGACGCTACGCACTGCCGGCTTCCAGCGGGTGACCGAGCTGCGCGGGGGCGTCGCCGGCTGGAAGGCATTCGGCTACCCGGTGGAGTCCATGTTTGCCTACAGCCTCTAGGCAGCGCTATTTGTGCTCAAACACGCCATTGAACTGGCGCAAGTCGAGGTTGGCAAAGACCGGGACGCAGTCAAAGCACTGCCGGGCGAGCGCCCAGCGCTCCTCGCGCACCAGCATGGCCGTTAGCTTCTGCCGCAAGCTCAGCAGGTAGCGCACGTCATTGGCGGCGTAGCGCAACTGCGCCGGCGATAGGTTGGCGGCATCGCCCCAGTCGGAGCTCTGCGCGTTCTTATCCAGCTCGATTTGCTCCAACTCTTGCACCAGCGCTTTCAGGCCGTGGCTGGCGGTATAGGTGCGCGCGAGCTTGCTGGCGATTTTGGTGCAAAAAATGGACTGGGTCCGGATGCCAAAGTTGTGCTGCAGCTGGGCAACGTCAAAGCGGGCAAAGTGAAACACGCTAGCGGGGGCGGCTGCTTCCATGAGCTGCTTGAGCCGCAGGGCCTCGGTCTGGCCCTTTTCGATGCGAATGGCGGTGACGGCATCGTTGGGATCGCACAGCTGCACCAAGCAGAGGCGATCGCGCTGCGGGTTGAGGCCCATGGTCTCGGTGTCGACCGCAATGGCCTCGGCGTCCAAGTAGCGCTCGAGCAGCGGCTGGGACAGGTCGCGATCGCAGATTTGCAGCTCGCTGGGTTCCATGGCAGCTCACTCGCTCAGGACATCGTTGCGCTCCAGGTAGCGGGCCACGGTCTGCACGTCCTTGTCGCCGCGGCCGGAGCAGTTGATGGCAATGCGCGGGCTGCCGCTCAGTTGCGGGCAGAGCACTTCTAGGTAGGCGATGGCGTGCGCGGTCTCCAGCGCGGGCACGATCCCCTCCAGCTGCGCCAGCCGCTGGAAGGCCGCCACGGCTTGGGTATCGGTGACGTTGTCGTAGCGGACGCGTCCGCTGTCTTTAAGGTGGCTGTGCTCGGGGCCAACGCCCGGGTAGTCCAGGCCGGCGCTGATCGAGTGGGCCTGCTGGATTTGGCCCTGCTCGTCCTGGAGCAGATAGCTCATGGCCCCGTGCAGCACGCCGGGGGTGCCGCAGCTCAGGGTGGCTGCATGCCGGGCCGATTGCAGGCCGTCGCCAGCCGCTTCTATGCCAATGGCTCGCACGCCGGGCTCGGGCAAAAACGGGTAGAACAGGCCCATGGCATTGGAACCGCCGCCCACACAGGCCAGCAGCACGTCGGGCAACCCGCCCCAGGCTGCCTGGCACTGGCGCCGCGCCTCCTGGCCGATGATGGCCTGGAAGTCGCGCACCATCATGGGATAGGGGTGGGGGCCGGCCACCGAGCCCAGCACGTAATGGGTCGTGCCCACGTAGGTAACCCAATCGCGAATGGCTTCGGAAGTGGCGTCTTTGAGCGTGGCACTGCCGGCGTGTACTGGCCGGACAGTGGCGCCCAACAGCTCCATGCGGAACACGTTGAGCGACTGGCGTTCCATGTCGCGCGCGCCCATGTAGATGGTGCAGCTGAGGCCCAGGTGGGCGCAGGCGGTCGCGGTTGCGACGCCGTGCTGGCCGGCCCCTGTCTCGGCGACAATGCGCTGTTTGCCCATGCGCTGCGCCAGCAGCGCCTGCGCCAGGGCGTTGTTGATTTTGTGGGCGCCGGTGTGGTTGAGGTCTTCGCGCTTGAGATAGATCTGCGGCCTGCTCCCATCGGCGCGCGCGTAGCGTTGGCTCAAGCGCTCGGCCCGATAGAGCGGGGTGGGACGACCCACATAGCCCTCCAGCAGCTGCTGAAGCTGGGCCTGGAACTCGGGATCGTCGCGGTAGTGGGTGTAGGCCGACTCCAGCGCCTGCAGGGCCGGAACGAGCGTCTCTGGGACGTAGCGGCCGCCAAACCCACCAAAGCGGCCGGCAGCATCGGGTTGGACCTCGGGCGCCGAACGCGGCGCTGAAGCGGCAGATGGCATCGCAGCCGGGGCGAGCAACGGCCCCTATTATATAGGAGCTGGGCTAGAAGTTCTCGTAGTTGGCGATCGCGGCGCTCATTTTGTCGATGACCGCCGCCACCGGCATGCTGCCCAGCTCGCCCGAGGCGCGCGTGCGAACGCTCAGGGTCTGGCCTTCCACCTCTTGGGCGCCCACAATGCCCATGACCGGAATTTTTTGCTTTTCGGCATTGCGGATGGCTTTGCCCAGGCGCTCGCCGCTGCGATCGGTCTCGGCGCGGATGCCGCGGGCCTGCATCTGCGCACTCACTTGCTCGGCGAACTCGCGCTGGTTGTCGCTAACCGGCAGCAGCCGTGCCTGCACCGGCGCCAGCCACAGCGGGAAGTCGCCGGCGTACTCCTCAATCAAAATGCCCATCAGCCGCTCCAGCGAGCCAAAGGGTGCGCGGTGGATCATGACCGGACGCTGGCGGGATCCATCAGCAGCCACGTACTCCAGATCGAAGCGCTCGGGCAGGTTGTAGTCCACCTGCACCGTTCCCAGCTGCCACTCGCGCTCCAGGGCATCTTGAAAGATAAAGTCCAGCTTGGGCCCGTAAAAGGCGGCCTCACCAATGCCTTCCACGTAGCTCAAGCCCAGCTGCTCGACGGCGCGGCGGATGGCCCCCTCGGCTTGCTCCCAGGCCCGATCCGAGCCCAGGTACTCGTCCGAGTCGGGATCGCGAAAGCTCAGGCGGGCGGTGAAGCTATCGAGCTGGAGCTTGCCAAACACCGATAGGAACAGATCGACAACGTTGAGAAACTCGGCATCGAGCTGCTCGGGCGTCACGAACAGGTGGGCATCGTCCACGGTGAAGCCGCGCACGCGCGTGAGGCCGCCCAACTCGCCCGATTGCTCGTGCCGGTAGACGGTGCCGAACTCAGCCAGGCGCAGCGGCAAGTCGCGGTAGGAGCGCAGCTCGTTTTGATAAATCTGGATGTGGAAGGGGCAGTTCATGGGCTTGAGGACAAAGCCCTCCTCCTGGGCCGGGGCCGCTTCGTCATCGGCCATGAGCGGGAACATGTCCTCGCGGTACTTCTGCCAGTGCCCGGAGGTCTTGAACAGATCGACGCGCGCGATGTGGGGCGTCACTACCGGCTGATAGCCGCGCTCGCGCTGCTGCTGCTTGAGGAACTCCTCGAGCAGCGAGCGGACGGTTGCCCCCTTGGGGGTCCATAGCGGCAACCCCGGTCCAACGGCGTCGCTGAAGGCAAACAGGTCCAGTTCCTTGCCCAGCCGGCGGTGGTCGCGCTTGAGGGCTTCTTGCTTGCGGCGCTGGTACTCGGCCAGCTGCTCGGGGGTTTCCCAAGCCGTACCGTAGATGCGCTGGAGCTGCTCGCGGTTGGCATCGCCGCGCCAGTAAGCCCCCGCGACGCTCTCTAAGGCGATCGCTTTGGGGTCGAGCTCGCCGGTGTGGGCCA
Proteins encoded:
- a CDS encoding threonine--tRNA ligase — protein: MVTSESAASNSSQTVELPRTSDSERLKRIRHTASHVMAMAVQELYPEAQVTIGPWTEYGFYYDFDRPEPFTDSDLKAIQKRMAHIIKQQLPLTREEVDREEAKRRIQALGEPYKLEILDDIEQAPISIYHLGDRWWDLCAGPHVAHTGELDPKAIALESVAGAYWRGDANREQLQRIYGTAWETPEQLAEYQRRKQEALKRDHRRLGKELDLFAFSDAVGPGLPLWTPKGATVRSLLEEFLKQQQRERGYQPVVTPHIARVDLFKTSGHWQKYREDMFPLMADDEAAPAQEEGFVLKPMNCPFHIQIYQNELRSYRDLPLRLAEFGTVYRHEQSGELGGLTRVRGFTVDDAHLFVTPEQLDAEFLNVVDLFLSVFGKLQLDSFTARLSFRDPDSDEYLGSDRAWEQAEGAIRRAVEQLGLSYVEGIGEAAFYGPKLDFIFQDALEREWQLGTVQVDYNLPERFDLEYVAADGSRQRPVMIHRAPFGSLERLMGILIEEYAGDFPLWLAPVQARLLPVSDNQREFAEQVSAQMQARGIRAETDRSGERLGKAIRNAEKQKIPVMGIVGAQEVEGQTLSVRTRASGELGSMPVAAVIDKMSAAIANYENF